TACAGGTACCGGCGGTGATCCTATGCCTCCAAGCGGTTCGCTGACACCCGCACAAATTAATCTGATTTACCGTTGGATTAATCAGGGTGCCCAGAATACGACCAACTGCGCCAACAGTTGCGATACCAGTAATGTAACATGGTCTGGCACTGTAAGCAGCATCATTACGAATAACTGCGTGGGTTGTCACGGTGCAGGAGCATCTAACGGAGTTAATCTTTCATCATACACAAGTATTAAAACATTTCTTGATGTTGCGGCCAACAAAACACGCCTCCTGAATTCTGTAAATTATACATCCGCAAAGCCCATGCCGCCATCAGGCAAGATGTCGGTGTGCAAGGTGCGTCAGGTTGATATTTGGGTGAATGCAGGTTATCTTAATAATAAATAGATTATTAATTACAGGGAATATTTATATGTTGAAACCATTGAAACTGATGTTACCGTTGTTACTGGGGGTATTGCTTACAGGCTGTTATAATGACAATGAAGAAAGCCTTTACGCGAATTACAATAACCTAAGCAGCACAGCTAGCTGCGATACGGTTAATCTCACCTACACCTCACAAATAAAAGCTATTCTGGATGCAAATTGCATTTCCTGCCACAACACCGGTTCCGGCCACGCAGCCATTTTAGATACTCCAGCAGATGTAATGAGTGCCGCCTCGGGATGGAACTTGTATGATTTCTCCGGAAACAGCAACCATACAGGCAATGTTAACCTCGACAACTGTTCAAAAAAACAGTTGAGGATATGGTCGGCAAATCCGGTTCAGTAATTAAATCACATACAGACGAATTTCAACAAACACAGTCAATATAAACCGCATGAAGAAAATAGTAGCAATTACATTTCTTATTCTGGCATTTGCCCGGGTATGGGCACAAGACACTGTTCAGCCGGCAGCAACACCTGAAGAGCCGACCATTGACTATACCGAGCGAACCTTCTGGGGCCCACGGATAGCAAATCTTCAGAGCATTGAAACAAATAAAGCCGGATATCTGGGTTTCCGCGTAGGACACCGTGCCGGAAGATTATCTACAGGTGCAAATAATTTTTTCGGCCTGGATGAAGCCACTTTCAGACTTAATTTTGACCTTGGCATCACCGACTGGCTTATGATGGGCGTTGGTCGTTCTACCATACAAAAATACTACGACGGCTATATTAAAGGCCGCATCCTCAGGCAAAGTACCGGTAAACGAAACATGCCCTTATCAATTACCGGATTTGCCGGTATGGGTATAAATTCTTTGAAATGGGACAGTGATTATCCTCAAAAATATTTCACATCAAGACTGGCATATACATTTCAGCTGATTATTGCACGGAAATTCACCAACTGGTTCAGTGCTGAACTTGTTCCGACACTGGTACACCGTAATCTGGTTCCGCTGGCGAAAGACAAAAACGATGTTTATGCCGTGGGAGCAGGTCTGCAGTTTAAGGTTACTCCACGATTCGGACTCAATCTGGAATATAATTACCTGCTGCCAAACCAGATTTATTCACAGATTGGCGGTCAGACAGTTCAGAATTCGGGCAGTATTGGACTGGACATCTATACCGGCAAACACGTATTCCAAATATTTGTAACGAATTCCACAGGAATGACTGAAAAACAATTCATTACAGAAACAACAGAGTCGTGGCTCAAAAAGGGCATAAGAATTGGATTCAACATTGAACGTACTTTTAAACTTTGGGAAAAAGATTAATTAATAACTTAATACCTACAGCTATGTTTAAAAAAGCATTTATTTTCTCGACCGTACTGACCGCTGTTATCGTAATGGCCGTTAGCACCCAGATTTTCTCTTATCCGGGCGGAGCACCGGTTGGTAAAACAGGTTCACCGGGCGATGCCTCCAACTGCACCAGCTGCCATGACGCAACCATGCGCAAAGTAGACAATCATATTACCAGCGATGCTGTGAATAACGTTTACACACCCGGACAAACCTACACCATAACAGCAAAAATGTCCGGCGTTGAGACAGTCAAACGTATTGGATTTGAAGTTTCTCCACAAAATGTTGCCGG
This window of the Bacteroidota bacterium genome carries:
- a CDS encoding Reeler domain-containing protein, translating into MFKKAFIFSTVLTAVIVMAVSTQIFSYPGGAPVGKTGSPGDASNCTSCHDATMRKVDNHITSDAVNNVYTPGQTYTITAKMSGVETVKRIGFEVSPQNVAGKLLGTLTLTDAEKTQLLDKGKYITHTNKGSLVTGGMGSWTFKWTAPAAGAGDVVFYGSFLVGSKPQVVYTTSYTLKEKK
- a CDS encoding DUF5777 family beta-barrel protein encodes the protein MKKIVAITFLILAFARVWAQDTVQPAATPEEPTIDYTERTFWGPRIANLQSIETNKAGYLGFRVGHRAGRLSTGANNFFGLDEATFRLNFDLGITDWLMMGVGRSTIQKYYDGYIKGRILRQSTGKRNMPLSITGFAGMGINSLKWDSDYPQKYFTSRLAYTFQLIIARKFTNWFSAELVPTLVHRNLVPLAKDKNDVYAVGAGLQFKVTPRFGLNLEYNYLLPNQIYSQIGGQTVQNSGSIGLDIYTGKHVFQIFVTNSTGMTEKQFITETTESWLKKGIRIGFNIERTFKLWEKD